A window of the Trichoderma asperellum chromosome 6, complete sequence genome harbors these coding sequences:
- a CDS encoding uncharacterized protein (EggNog:ENOG41) — protein sequence MPEMNVINNDKFVVPRSTSESPPPPPPHRPPQPRSPLDPPGPVVAAARRPLRSAAGDTAFPFAEADDEAELPPSYEISTLPRPSDAHIHVTVRSNTSASSLPSLMAGRAGGRGSINTQGYLLTAPMSHTTTASSNTAASAYYNLRGLDSRRPSRCDHQWDHWDRRNHHHHHREAGSSGSGGCCGFRSGSEDGCCFSSRGGCFFSDRDGCCFSDRGGCCFSDREGCCCSDERGCCFSSSEGACCSDGPGCCCSRFEDERLPVMENNANGGAMNGVTGNISTGRAKMCKQIPWTA from the exons ATGCCTGAAATGAATGTCATCAATAACGACAAGTTTGTCGTGCCCCGGAGCACCTCCgagtctcctcctcctcctcctcctcatcgtccaCCCCAGCCTCGATCACCTCTCGATCCACCCGGCCCTGTCGTCGCAGCTGCTCGCCGCCCACTCCGCAGCGCTGCTGGCGACACTGCATTTCCCTTTGCAGAGGCcgacgacgaggccgagctgCCGCCTTCATACGAGATTTCCACTCT CCCCAGACCAAGCGACGCCCATATCCACGTCACCGTCCGATCAAACACCAGCGCCTCATCCCTCCCATCCCTCATGGCAGGCCGAGCCGGCGGCCGCGGCAGTATCAACACCCAGGGCTACCTGCTCACCGCGCCCATGAGCCACACgaccaccgccagcagcaacaccGCTGCCAGCGCCTACTACAACCTCCGCGGCCTGGATAGCCGCCGCCCCTCGCGCTGCGACCATCAATGGGACCACTGGGACCGCCGtaatcatcaccaccatcatcggGAAGCCGGGTCCTCAGGCTCCGGGGGATGCTGCGGCTTCAGATCCGGCTCGGAAGATGggtgctgcttctccagccGTGGCGggtgcttcttctccgacCGCGACGGATGCTGCTTTTCGGAtcgcggcggctgctgcttcagcgACCGAGAGGGATGCTGCTGTTCCGACGAGCGCGGGTGTTGCTTCTCGAGCAGCGAGGGGGCTTGTTGCTCGGATGGCCcggggtgctgctgctcgcggTTTGAGGACGAGAGGCTTCCGGTGATGGAGAATAAC GCGAATGGTGGTGCAATGAATGGCGTTACGGGCAATATATCCACGGGGAGAGCCAAGATGTGTAAACAAATACCATGGACGGCATAA
- a CDS encoding uncharacterized protein (EggNog:ENOG41): MSVLESSAQAHPQPAVWRSTADDDSTLLDDLDHEPKVLKWYGDWDEWRRDIQPYIDVFIWRYMWSDKASDDLSPCPIPPQVQQFNPHARDVSELTKDEFDVYHDQNKIYYSKKQEYDRRNEMVDKTKALILRTIVPAKAEALDEKLSLREWMMVLQATTAPTYRQRIEMERVHYNNVLERFDLEGGEADWAHEWYSAVTRCHKLNFPETHCGTWLRDVADCILPYSPNLFEKFMLGADKLDLAAIEWRSKAEGAIDFQKTHKCSNNNNNSDGRRREELQSDNSDAASASVQPQPFRDDKEVVELAAATPAEEDRIWTFLEVYREIRDLDFSGSEADVALDDGASWKADDSPLCPACNLKGHELRHCWYAFEDRRPQGVMLSRSRLRRVEKAIRTDKNLEQRVEDIYTAFTGGRFYQRQLMLGSTQSTW, translated from the coding sequence ATGTCTGTCCTGGAATCCAGCGCCCAGGCGCATCCCCAGCCTGCCGTCTGGAGGAGCACCGCCGACGACGACTCGACGCTGCTGGACGACCTGGATCATGAGCCCAAGGTGCTCAAGTGGTACGGCGACTGGGATGAGTGGCGGCGCGATATTCAGCCCTATATCGACGTCTTTATATGGCGATACATGTGGTCGGACAAGGCGTCAGACGACCTGTCTCCGTGCCCAATCCCGCCGCAGGTCCAGCAGTTTAACCCTCACGCGAGAGACGTTTCGGAGCTCACCAAGGACGAGTTTGACGTGTACCACGACCAGAACAAGATTTACTATTCCAAGAAGCAGGAGTACGACCGCCGCAATGAGATGGTGGACAAGACAAAGGCGCTTATTCTGCGCACCATTGTCCCGGCCAAGGCAGAGGCGCTGGACGAGAAGCTCTCGCTGCGCGAGTGGATGATGGTTCTCCAAGCCACCACCGCCCCGACATATCGCCAGCGGATTGAGATGGAGCGGGTTCACTACAACAACGTGCTGGAGCGGTTCGACCTGGAGGGTGGTGAGGCGGACTGGGCCCACGAGTGGTACAGCGCCGTGACACGATGCCACAAGCTGAACTTCCCGGAGACGCACTGCGGCACTTGGCTGCGGGACGTGGCCGACTGCATCCTGCCGTACTCGCCGAACCTGTTTGAGAAGTTTATGCTGGGGGCTGACAAGCTGGATCTTGCTGCCATTGAGTGGAGAAGCAAAGCAGAGGGGGCTATTGATTTCCAGAAGACGCATAaatgcagcaacaacaacaacaatagcGACGGTCGTCGACGGGAAGAGCTTCAATCTGATAACAGCGACGCAGCATCTGCCTCTgtgcagccgcagcctttTCGGGACGACAAGGAAGTGGTAGAACTGGCCGCCGCCACACCCGCCGAAGAGGACCGGATATGGACGTTCCTAGAAGTGTACCGAGAGATTCGCGACCTCGACTTTTCCGGATCAGAAGCAGATGTGGCACTCGACGACGGGGCCTCTTGGAAAGCGGATGACTCCCCCTTGTGCCCGGCCTGCAATCTCAAGGGCCACGAGCTGCGGCACTGCTGGTACGCGTTTGAAGATCGACGGCCCCAGGGCGTGATGCTGAGCCGGTCTCGCCTGCGCCGGGTGGAAAAGGCCATCCGGACGGACAAGAACTTGGAGCAGAGGGTGGAAGATATTTATACGGCGTTTACCGGAGGGCGGTTTTATCAGCGACAGCTTATGTTGGGCTCGACGCAGTCTACCTGGTGA
- a CDS encoding uncharacterized protein (EggNog:ENOG41) — translation MQQWLRQVQSSSGIHLFPARIPCINTGPSRPKGLRHKLKLDSRGAQGAATTPSGKPLRSKPLDGVALHWINTTNTAMSDAAVSQDAARPDSGESSLPGAQQEVIRRAADPSVVSSVSSTLSKPIKTKSDFFVVCAALDDIVSHLPLATLGLYRPALETLASADSAPSPEGVSVPSLAARARDAIRFIDNPDLVWAPQHKLDYMAFRSLSERVHTAEQMEPYVDELLGWLADPNWPPYLACQKQLARFPELTIGPIQETILKEGNDPEWLLHILEFVEEYVPVGTLWKRIEPQLIQLANSEIEDEEGIELPEAAQRMLRLLKETGEADAG, via the coding sequence ATGCAGCAGTGGCTACGGCAAGTACAAAGCAGCAGTGGAATTCATTTGTTCCCCGCACGCATACCATGCATTAACACAGGGCCGTCCAGGCCAAAAGGACTGCGGCACAAGCTTAAACTCGACAGCCGGGGAGCGCAGGGTGCAGCGACGACGCCCTCGGGGAAGCCATTAAGGAGCAAACCCCTGGACGGCGTTGCACTTCATTGGATCAACACAACCAACACCGCAATGAGCGACGCTGCAGTATCACAAGATGCTGCTCGGCCTGATAGCGGCGAGAGCTCCTTGCCAGGCGCGCAGCAAGAGGTCATCCGGCGCGCGGCCGACCCGTCAGTCGTCTCCAGCGTCTCCTCTACCTTGTCCAAGCCTATCAAGACAAAATCCGACTTTTTCGTCGTCTGCGCAGCTCTCGACGACATAGTCAGCCATCTTCCCCTAGCTACCCTGGGGCTTTACAGACCGGCCCTGGAGACGTTGGCTTCAGCCGACAGCGCACCCAGCCCCGAGGGAGTGTCGGTGCCCTCTTTGGCAGCCCGAGCAAGAGATGCAATCAGATTCATCGACAATCCGGACTTGGTGTGGGCGCCGCAGCACAAGCTCGACTATATGGCATTTCGAAGCCTCTCGGAAAGGGTGCACACGGCAGAGCAAATGGAGCCGTATGTTGACGAGCTGCTCGGCTGGCTTGCCGACCCCAATTGGCCGCCTTACTTGGCCTGCCAAAAGCAGCTTGCTCGCTTCCCTGAGCTGACAATTGGTCCCATCCAGGAGACTATACTCAAAGAGGGGAATGATCCAGAGTGGCTGTTGCATATCCTCGAGTTTGTAGAGGAATATGTGCCCGTGGGCACGTTGTGGAAAAGAATAGAGCCCCAACTGATACAGTTAGCTAATAGCGAgatcgaagacgaagagggcaTCGAGTTGCCAGAAGCTGCTCAGCGCATGCTGAGGTTGCTGAAAGAGACCGGTGAAGCGGATGCAGGTTGA